A stretch of Lysinibacillus agricola DNA encodes these proteins:
- a CDS encoding HAMP domain-containing sensor histidine kinase — translation MKIKTWLLITFFIVMILPIAGAYSLYVWINAYYQDKNGVAEYFEKLTELNQVKSVLENPMYYTKNADIKDIEALTNDHLAITLYSKSGLFLYSSNPLKSVSGIDSKDSIFKGLYELKQNYNAFTYKEPVYQDGELLGVYEIQLVRTDWVKGVESRSWLVIASSILLFLLIYFAVMMLLNRRLNRPLHELMRQMRAFAKGEHVESNLVARKDEIGELAQTFLAMQDEIEIARTHLKAEQQQKELMIASISHDLKTPLTAIQAYAESLQSKTLSEEQQDEYRQIILTKSETMKHMLEDLLMYTLLQSTSYHLELVAVDGAEYFEMALSDYEQLCKDQGFMLEVTCDIEGMYAVHPKQLQRVIDNLMSNAWRYGAVDTAIGLAAVNAGKSPIWCFDFVKPALTMQEGMYLIVQNCGQGVNKEGIEKLFEPLYQADTARTKAGERGTGLGLNIAKQIIEKHGGTVELVSKEGYGTAVLCWLPPYEGEI, via the coding sequence ATGAAAATTAAAACATGGTTACTCATCACTTTTTTCATCGTGATGATTTTACCGATAGCAGGTGCTTATAGCCTTTATGTGTGGATTAATGCCTATTATCAAGATAAAAACGGAGTTGCTGAGTATTTCGAAAAATTAACAGAGCTCAATCAGGTAAAGTCTGTTCTCGAAAATCCTATGTATTATACAAAAAATGCGGATATCAAAGATATTGAAGCACTAACGAATGATCATCTTGCAATTACACTTTATTCGAAATCAGGCTTGTTTTTGTATTCCTCAAATCCATTGAAATCGGTGTCGGGGATTGATTCTAAAGATAGTATTTTTAAAGGTTTATATGAGCTAAAGCAAAATTACAATGCCTTTACTTATAAAGAACCTGTTTATCAAGATGGAGAATTGCTTGGGGTTTATGAGATTCAATTAGTGAGGACGGATTGGGTAAAAGGCGTAGAAAGTCGTTCTTGGCTTGTAATAGCAAGCTCTATATTATTATTTCTCCTTATTTATTTTGCAGTTATGATGCTACTTAACCGTAGATTAAATAGACCGTTACATGAACTGATGCGGCAAATGCGTGCTTTTGCAAAGGGGGAGCATGTGGAATCAAATTTAGTGGCAAGAAAAGATGAAATTGGGGAACTTGCTCAAACCTTTCTTGCCATGCAGGACGAAATTGAAATCGCTCGTACTCACTTAAAAGCTGAACAACAGCAAAAGGAGTTAATGATTGCAAGTATTTCCCATGATTTGAAAACACCTCTTACAGCTATTCAAGCATATGCTGAGTCTTTACAAAGCAAGACATTATCAGAAGAACAGCAAGACGAGTACCGACAAATTATTTTAACAAAGTCTGAAACGATGAAGCATATGTTAGAGGATTTATTGATGTACACTTTACTGCAATCGACAAGCTATCATTTAGAACTTGTTGCAGTAGATGGGGCAGAGTATTTTGAAATGGCACTGTCTGATTATGAGCAACTATGTAAGGATCAAGGATTTATGCTTGAAGTTACTTGTGACATAGAGGGTATGTACGCAGTGCATCCGAAGCAGCTCCAACGGGTGATCGACAATTTAATGAGTAATGCTTGGCGCTATGGAGCAGTAGATACAGCGATAGGTTTAGCAGCCGTGAATGCCGGGAAGAGTCCAATATGGTGCTTTGATTTTGTAAAGCCTGCACTGACAATGCAAGAAGGTATGTATCTCATTGTGCAAAATTGCGGCCAAGGTGTAAATAAAGAAGGTATTGAGAAGCTATTTGAGCCATTGTACCAAGCAGATACAGCACGCACAAAGGCTGGGGAGCGGGGCACTGGACTAGGATTAAATATAGCAAAACAAATAATAGAAAAACACGGTGGGACGGTAGAGCTAGTATCGAAAGAAGGTTATGGAACAGCTGTACTTTGCTGGTTGCCACCATATGAAGGAGAGATTTGA
- a CDS encoding TcaA 3rd/4th domain-containing protein, whose product MVFCIHCGHQNAEETKFCENCGKPINSVMETKFESNNSVGPQHSKQNVKKKPMSKKSKFTIVGIAVMIGLVVIANIAITKMLDPMKQIEAMDSALKQEDYQAFLEEFQIPKKSIYDAESFSLYVKENGWSAIRDNLIEEVNSLENGEFADPISDSHGTDLITVLQKKVLFGLFKKVEFKLVPIEVYTEAPFKDMEIIINNHKVKTDNEGTQLLGQYLPGVYAWNYTYDGQWASLKNSGELAIRGNGSNKLEIDIDWDMTSLELDSEIENAIVYVNGKSTKFTVSEIGEMYPLPADDSIKIYAVAKNSKGQEVQSNIITTDARYAYFQFPEDTTQVNQTTIEEEQEKVINGSQKDEYIQKLDSIDAGLADLEHLYTNKDNTEILKAEEETYKRWDNILNEIYALLKQQLSSGDMESLKGVQIEWIKDKESSAKNAASKYADDEMKEITKYKIEAQYTKERCYELVKNYMK is encoded by the coding sequence ATGGTTTTTTGTATTCACTGTGGTCATCAAAATGCAGAGGAAACTAAGTTCTGTGAGAACTGTGGTAAACCTATTAATTCGGTAATGGAAACAAAATTTGAATCGAATAATTCCGTAGGACCTCAGCATTCTAAACAAAATGTAAAAAAGAAGCCTATGTCGAAGAAGAGTAAGTTTACAATCGTAGGTATTGCAGTAATGATCGGGTTAGTTGTGATCGCAAATATTGCTATTACGAAAATGTTAGATCCGATGAAGCAGATTGAAGCGATGGATTCCGCATTGAAACAAGAAGATTATCAAGCGTTTTTAGAGGAATTCCAAATTCCTAAAAAATCGATTTATGATGCTGAAAGTTTTTCTTTGTATGTAAAGGAAAATGGGTGGAGCGCAATTCGTGATAATTTAATAGAGGAAGTAAATTCTTTAGAAAATGGTGAATTTGCAGATCCCATTAGTGATAGTCATGGTACAGATTTGATAACGGTTCTACAAAAGAAAGTCTTGTTTGGGCTATTTAAAAAGGTAGAATTCAAATTGGTTCCAATAGAAGTCTACACTGAAGCGCCATTTAAGGATATGGAAATTATCATTAATAATCATAAAGTTAAAACGGATAACGAAGGCACACAATTATTGGGGCAGTATTTGCCTGGTGTTTATGCCTGGAATTATACGTATGATGGTCAGTGGGCTAGCTTGAAGAATAGCGGTGAACTGGCAATCCGAGGCAATGGATCAAATAAGCTGGAAATTGATATTGATTGGGATATGACATCTCTAGAATTAGATTCTGAAATAGAAAACGCAATCGTTTATGTGAATGGGAAATCCACTAAATTTACTGTTTCAGAAATAGGGGAAATGTATCCTCTTCCAGCTGACGATAGTATAAAGATTTATGCTGTTGCCAAAAACTCAAAAGGTCAAGAGGTTCAATCAAATATCATTACTACAGATGCCCGATATGCTTACTTTCAATTTCCAGAAGATACAACACAAGTAAATCAAACTACTATTGAAGAAGAACAAGAAAAAGTTATAAATGGAAGTCAAAAAGATGAGTACATACAGAAGCTAGATTCGATTGATGCTGGTTTAGCAGATCTTGAACATTTGTATACTAATAAAGATAATACAGAAATTTTAAAAGCAGAAGAAGAAACATATAAAAGATGGGATAATATCTTAAATGAAATTTATGCTCTGTTAAAACAGCAACTTTCTAGTGGTGACATGGAGAGTTTAAAAGGAGTACAAATAGAGTGGATTAAAGACAAAGAGAGTTCTGCCAAAAATGCGGCTTCAAAGTATGCTGACGATGAAATGAAAGAAATTACAAAGTATAAAATTGAAGCTCAATATACGAAAGAAAGATGTTATGAGCTAGTAAAAAATTATATGAAATAA
- a CDS encoding DUF4260 domain-containing protein — MKLRKIISLEYLIAFLVSIFFYWHFEFSFLYFVLFLLLPDISMVGYIVNTKVGALFYNIGHSLVLPAILLIIGFVTVSTPLLMASIIWLAHIFLDRALGYGLKYDEAFTKTHLQQIA; from the coding sequence ATGAAACTACGTAAAATTATCTCATTGGAATATTTAATAGCATTTTTAGTAAGTATATTTTTCTACTGGCATTTTGAATTTTCGTTCCTCTATTTTGTATTGTTTTTATTACTACCTGATATAAGCATGGTAGGATACATTGTAAACACTAAAGTCGGCGCGCTATTTTACAATATTGGCCATAGTTTAGTCCTACCAGCCATTCTCTTGATTATAGGCTTTGTCACTGTATCGACACCGCTACTCATGGCCTCTATTATTTGGCTAGCTCATATATTTTTAGATCGTGCATTAGGCTACGGATTAAAATATGATGAAGCCTTTACTAAAACTCATTTACAGCAAATAGCTTAA
- a CDS encoding stalk domain-containing protein: MNKIFKYFIIAMTCIVTFSLQAHNASAYFGINVYVANGQTQSYHSDAIIQNGVTLVPLRGVFETLGATVSWNAKDKTITAKNSTKTVWLMVGSKKAKINGNALAVSEAPIIKSGTTLVPLRFISEALGATVSWNQDSHDVSIYAKGSSQVERSHWLGYYTNPGYTGTGVITSLRIDKVTPTKITFTSVNGYRYDPTNGTLAGGQMPWHHDYTTRDAQLISEDVASYELNGCSFDLVKYYDEIHVENMYGSCGHLGLGEYEGEYTEYRKFEN; encoded by the coding sequence ATGAATAAGATTTTTAAATATTTTATTATTGCTATGACATGCATCGTTACATTTAGTTTACAAGCACATAATGCTTCTGCCTACTTTGGCATCAATGTATACGTAGCAAACGGACAAACACAAAGCTATCACAGTGATGCAATTATTCAAAATGGCGTAACGCTAGTACCACTGCGAGGCGTATTTGAAACATTGGGTGCAACAGTAAGCTGGAATGCGAAAGATAAAACGATTACAGCGAAAAATAGCACGAAAACGGTTTGGCTAATGGTCGGTTCAAAAAAAGCAAAAATTAACGGCAACGCATTAGCTGTGTCAGAAGCACCGATTATAAAATCAGGGACAACATTAGTGCCATTACGCTTTATTAGTGAAGCATTAGGGGCGACAGTTTCTTGGAATCAAGATTCACATGATGTATCAATTTATGCAAAAGGATCTTCGCAAGTAGAGCGCTCACATTGGTTAGGCTATTACACTAATCCAGGCTATACAGGAACAGGTGTAATAACATCACTTCGTATTGATAAAGTGACACCGACAAAAATTACATTTACATCTGTTAATGGCTATCGCTATGACCCTACAAATGGAACATTAGCAGGCGGCCAAATGCCATGGCATCATGACTATACAACTCGTGACGCACAGCTAATTTCTGAGGATGTGGCATCATATGAGTTAAATGGCTGCTCATTTGATTTAGTTAAATATTATGATGAAATCCATGTTGAAAATATGTACGGCTCTTGCGGTCATTTAGGCCTTGGCGAATATGAAGGCGAATATACGGAATATCGGAAGTTTGAAAATTAA
- a CDS encoding DUF47 domain-containing protein, with protein sequence MFNSNKQDPFFKALLNISKNVKEGIYYAHNARIENIDALKEIADTMKQYETSGDKLIHELIVMLNKSFMTPIEREDILSLANKLDDVIDGMEGCIAHFDMYNLTEVTDPMRQFLTYIAKSTDEMVQAMELLNSRKLVEMRKHAIQIKDYERECDEIFRSSMKQLFIQEKDPMRIIVFKDIYEQFEDIADSCQTVANTIETIIMRNA encoded by the coding sequence ATGTTCAACTCAAATAAGCAAGATCCATTTTTTAAGGCATTGTTAAACATTTCTAAAAATGTCAAAGAAGGTATTTACTATGCACATAATGCACGTATTGAAAATATAGATGCGCTGAAAGAGATCGCAGACACAATGAAGCAATATGAAACAAGTGGAGATAAATTGATTCACGAGCTTATCGTCATGCTGAATAAATCATTTATGACGCCTATCGAGCGTGAGGATATTTTATCGCTTGCCAATAAATTAGATGATGTCATTGACGGCATGGAAGGCTGTATTGCTCATTTTGACATGTATAATTTAACAGAAGTTACAGATCCGATGCGTCAATTCTTAACATATATTGCGAAAAGTACAGATGAAATGGTCCAAGCAATGGAACTATTAAATAGCAGAAAGCTCGTTGAAATGCGTAAACATGCTATTCAAATCAAGGACTATGAGCGTGAATGTGATGAAATTTTCCGTTCTTCTATGAAGCAATTATTTATTCAAGAAAAAGACCCAATGCGTATCATCGTGTTCAAGGATATTTACGAACAATTTGAAGATATTGCAGACAGCTGTCAAACAGTAGCAAATACAATTGAAACTATAATTATGCGTAACGCGTAA
- a CDS encoding response regulator transcription factor, protein MREKLLLIEDDTAIGRIVKDTLEQEGYQITWATTGLEGLTDFQADSFDLVLVDWMLPEMDGLTVCQNIRWESDVPILMMSARKEEADKVEGLQGADDYIAKPFSLEELKARVASHLRRWKRYNKNEITEDISSFTHGLEIDWQKETVRLDDKKLALTQKEFALLKLLAKNPSQTFSKEELYQHIWQQASVDDTHTVTVHIKALREKLKDPVKTPYYIQTVWGKGYRFIGEPI, encoded by the coding sequence ATGAGAGAAAAGCTATTACTGATTGAGGATGATACGGCGATTGGACGTATTGTGAAGGATACGCTTGAACAAGAGGGTTACCAAATTACTTGGGCAACAACTGGACTTGAAGGTCTAACTGATTTTCAAGCGGATTCGTTTGATTTAGTGTTAGTCGATTGGATGTTACCTGAGATGGATGGTCTTACTGTTTGCCAAAATATTCGTTGGGAAAGTGATGTACCTATTTTAATGATGAGTGCGCGTAAAGAAGAGGCAGATAAGGTTGAGGGCTTGCAGGGCGCTGATGATTATATAGCGAAACCCTTTAGCTTAGAGGAGTTAAAGGCACGTGTAGCCTCACACTTACGTCGCTGGAAACGTTATAACAAAAATGAAATAACAGAAGATATATCATCCTTTACACATGGCTTAGAAATTGATTGGCAAAAGGAAACAGTGCGGCTTGATGATAAAAAGCTTGCCTTAACACAAAAGGAATTTGCTCTATTAAAACTACTTGCGAAAAATCCAAGCCAAACCTTTTCAAAAGAAGAGCTATATCAGCATATTTGGCAACAGGCGAGCGTAGATGACACACATACAGTCACGGTACATATAAAGGCGCTACGAGAAAAGCTAAAAGACCCAGTCAAAACGCCATATTATATACAGACGGTTTGGGGCAAAGGCTACCGCTTTATTGGTGAGCCGATATGA
- a CDS encoding sulfite exporter TauE/SafE family protein: MDIDLLSLAILLMLGFIASFLNAIVGGGGLISLPALMAVGLPPSTAIATNKLANTISNGTSMLTFLRAGKVDVKKNKKIIPFIFIGSFIGAYTVHLVSPAILKPLMLVMLVLVTTYTVFKKDWGQQPEERTLSTAKKIAFIGAFAAIGFYDGFFGPGTGSFFIFILLMLGNDFLQAAGNAKAFNFTSNLAALSMFLLLGEVNFLYGLPMGFVMIFGAILGSKFALKRGTKMMRIIFIIMTCTLIIKNAWDYISIH, translated from the coding sequence ATGGACATCGATTTACTATCACTTGCAATACTTTTAATGCTTGGTTTTATCGCATCCTTTTTGAATGCAATTGTCGGTGGCGGAGGATTGATTTCCTTACCTGCACTCATGGCTGTTGGTTTACCTCCTAGTACTGCTATCGCCACAAACAAACTTGCGAATACAATTAGCAATGGGACAAGCATGTTGACATTTTTACGAGCAGGCAAGGTTGATGTTAAAAAGAATAAAAAAATAATACCTTTTATTTTTATTGGCTCGTTTATTGGAGCATACACCGTACATCTTGTATCACCAGCTATTTTAAAGCCTCTTATGCTTGTTATGCTCGTCCTAGTTACCACTTATACGGTTTTCAAAAAAGATTGGGGTCAGCAGCCTGAAGAGCGGACATTAAGTACTGCAAAAAAAATAGCCTTTATTGGCGCGTTTGCAGCAATTGGCTTTTACGATGGTTTCTTTGGACCTGGTACTGGTTCTTTTTTTATTTTCATTTTATTAATGCTAGGAAATGATTTCTTACAAGCTGCAGGCAATGCAAAAGCATTTAATTTCACATCGAACTTAGCGGCGCTTAGTATGTTTTTACTATTAGGAGAGGTCAATTTTTTATACGGACTACCTATGGGCTTCGTCATGATTTTCGGTGCGATATTGGGTTCAAAATTCGCGCTAAAACGTGGGACAAAAATGATGCGTATTATTTTTATCATCATGACTTGTACGTTAATTATCAAAAATGCATGGGATTATATCAGTATCCATTAA
- a CDS encoding MerR family transcriptional regulator, with the protein MQIKQFAVKYNLSTDTVRYYEKEGLLHPNKRDNGYRVYDVTCEHTIKFILVLRQLGFTLQEIKQLLTLEQKPVSDSCNQATVQLFSGKITHIEQQLLFYQQALKSLQLAQTLMAEGKYAENKMVIGSLIEDMYNQLQEGRGHHETT; encoded by the coding sequence ATGCAAATCAAACAGTTTGCAGTTAAGTATAATTTATCTACTGATACCGTGCGTTACTATGAAAAAGAAGGATTACTACATCCAAATAAACGGGACAATGGCTATCGCGTGTACGATGTCACTTGTGAACATACAATTAAATTTATTTTAGTATTAAGACAGCTCGGCTTTACATTACAAGAAATCAAACAACTTCTTACACTTGAGCAAAAGCCTGTTTCAGATTCCTGCAATCAAGCAACGGTACAGCTATTCTCTGGAAAGATCACTCACATTGAGCAGCAGTTACTTTTTTATCAACAGGCACTCAAATCCTTACAGCTCGCTCAAACATTAATGGCTGAAGGAAAATATGCGGAAAATAAAATGGTCATCGGTTCACTTATCGAGGATATGTATAACCAATTACAGGAAGGTCGTGGTCATCATGAAACTACGTAA
- a CDS encoding inorganic phosphate transporter, with the protein MDTILLITILVVMFALVFDFINGFHDTANAIATSVSTRALKPRTAVYMAAVMNFIGAITFVGVAKALTKDIVDPFSLNAFDGDITGSVVILAALLSAITWNLVTWYFGIPSSSSHTLIGSVAGAAIAAAGFNVLNYSGFIKIIQALIFSPLLAFAAGFLMMTLMKVLFKDTNLYRTNKGFRTMQIGTAALQSFTHGTNDAQKAMGIITLALIAGGLHHTDDIPLWVRFAAACAMGLGTSVGGYKIIKTVGGKIMKIRPVNGVAADIASASIIFGATLIHLPVSTTHVISSSIMGVGTAHRVKGVKWGMARKIVTTWVITMPISAVMAAAIYFILSLFF; encoded by the coding sequence ATGGATACGATATTACTGATAACAATATTAGTCGTTATGTTCGCACTTGTATTCGATTTTATTAACGGCTTCCATGATACAGCCAACGCGATAGCAACTTCTGTATCAACAAGAGCATTGAAGCCGCGTACAGCAGTATATATGGCTGCGGTTATGAACTTCATCGGAGCGATTACATTCGTTGGGGTAGCGAAAGCATTAACTAAAGATATTGTTGACCCATTCAGCTTGAATGCTTTTGATGGAGATATTACAGGTTCTGTCGTTATTTTAGCGGCACTATTATCAGCGATAACATGGAATTTAGTAACGTGGTACTTTGGAATCCCGTCTAGTTCATCGCATACATTGATTGGTTCTGTGGCAGGTGCTGCCATTGCAGCGGCAGGCTTTAATGTATTGAACTACAGCGGCTTTATAAAAATCATTCAAGCACTTATCTTCTCACCATTACTTGCGTTTGCGGCTGGTTTCTTAATGATGACTTTAATGAAAGTTTTATTTAAGGATACAAATTTATATCGAACGAATAAAGGCTTCCGAACAATGCAAATTGGTACTGCCGCTTTACAATCATTTACACACGGTACAAACGATGCGCAAAAGGCGATGGGGATTATTACGCTTGCTTTAATTGCAGGAGGATTGCATCACACAGATGATATTCCTTTATGGGTACGTTTTGCAGCAGCATGTGCGATGGGGCTTGGTACATCAGTAGGTGGTTATAAAATCATCAAAACAGTTGGTGGTAAGATTATGAAAATTCGTCCAGTCAATGGTGTTGCAGCAGACATTGCTTCTGCATCTATCATCTTCGGAGCGACATTAATTCATTTACCAGTATCCACTACACACGTTATTTCTTCATCCATCATGGGTGTAGGTACAGCACATCGTGTAAAAGGTGTTAAGTGGGGCATGGCACGTAAAATTGTGACGACATGGGTGATCACCATGCCAATTTCCGCAGTCATGGCTGCAGCTATTTACTTTATATTAAGTTTATTTTTCTAA
- a CDS encoding LolA family protein — translation MNWKKSLRAVGLVAALTFSLVGCNTEGSYSPQEIIDQALQETTEPLTYYGEYKMDMGEIGGKAQVEEWTKDGKRRIEMTAENGEHIITVNNGSQVIIYDVVKNTVHKIDIGEGNSDLFPSPRDQAESLFNLVKDTHDVKIDGEEKIAGRDTYKIVAKAKKDDTLIDDIEVWIDKKTWITLKTITNSAGNKMTSEYTKMDENAKIDDAQFTIDIPKDAKVEEISGTESESVTLDTVKEELGEFLMVPEENGLTLDDISLDKGLEGRSGYTFNYVKNGQQEISVTVFKANSSVIEVDPTLGEKEMDIRGQKGTVMDMDKFRYIGWQEKGYQYGIMIGNPELTIEDLVAYAKQMTIVK, via the coding sequence ATGAATTGGAAAAAATCATTACGTGCAGTAGGTTTAGTGGCCGCACTAACATTTAGCTTAGTAGGTTGTAATACAGAGGGGTCATATTCACCCCAGGAAATTATTGATCAAGCGTTACAGGAAACGACAGAACCACTTACTTATTACGGTGAATACAAAATGGATATGGGTGAGATTGGAGGAAAAGCTCAAGTCGAGGAGTGGACTAAAGATGGTAAACGACGTATTGAGATGACAGCTGAAAATGGTGAGCATATCATCACAGTCAACAATGGCTCACAAGTCATTATATATGATGTTGTAAAAAACACAGTTCATAAAATAGATATTGGCGAAGGTAATTCAGATTTATTCCCATCACCAAGAGATCAGGCAGAATCACTATTTAATTTAGTAAAGGATACACATGATGTAAAAATTGATGGGGAGGAAAAGATTGCTGGAAGAGATACGTATAAAATTGTAGCTAAAGCGAAAAAAGATGATACTTTAATAGATGATATAGAAGTATGGATTGATAAAAAAACATGGATAACGTTAAAAACAATAACGAATAGTGCTGGAAATAAAATGACATCAGAGTATACGAAAATGGATGAAAATGCAAAAATTGATGATGCACAATTTACAATTGATATTCCAAAGGATGCAAAAGTGGAAGAAATAAGTGGAACTGAATCTGAGTCAGTAACACTGGATACAGTGAAGGAAGAGCTTGGCGAATTTTTAATGGTGCCAGAAGAAAATGGACTAACTTTGGATGATATTTCATTAGATAAAGGGCTAGAAGGTCGTTCAGGGTATACTTTCAATTATGTTAAGAATGGTCAACAAGAAATTTCAGTAACGGTTTTTAAAGCGAATAGTAGTGTTATTGAGGTTGATCCTACTTTAGGTGAAAAAGAAATGGACATCCGAGGTCAAAAAGGTACTGTCATGGACATGGATAAATTCCGTTATATTGGCTGGCAGGAAAAGGGCTATCAATATGGCATTATGATTGGAAATCCTGAGCTAACAATCGAAGACCTTGTAGCCTATGCAAAACAAATGACCATCGTTAAGTGA
- a CDS encoding YrdB family protein, whose protein sequence is MVLNLALRFLLEICVIVAFGYWGLQTGKGIFFKLLLGIGTPVLFVVLWSMFGSPKATIPLDGAWHFMLEFVIFSLAVIALYATGRTQLASIFAILIIINQILLSVSHQR, encoded by the coding sequence ATGGTGTTGAATTTAGCTCTTCGCTTTCTATTAGAAATTTGTGTGATAGTGGCTTTTGGGTATTGGGGTTTACAAACTGGGAAAGGCATTTTCTTCAAGCTTTTACTTGGAATTGGAACACCTGTTTTATTCGTAGTTCTTTGGAGTATGTTTGGTTCACCCAAAGCAACGATCCCTTTGGATGGGGCTTGGCATTTTATGCTTGAATTTGTGATTTTTTCTTTAGCCGTAATAGCTCTATATGCTACAGGGCGAACGCAATTAGCATCTATTTTTGCAATACTAATTATCATTAATCAGATTTTATTGTCCGTATCTCATCAACGCTAA
- the nhaC gene encoding Na+/H+ antiporter NhaC, translating into MFRIAAKSNPRFIEASFIILLIIAMMAFSIGYLKATPHIPIFLIISLLIAYGLLKKVPFRELEAGMVAGASAGLGAVFIFFFIGILISSWIMGGTIPTLIYYGFLTVSPSFFFAIVFLICSIVGISVGSSLTTVATVGVAFMGIAGAMDISLAITAGAIVSGAFFGDKMSPLSDTTNLASGTVGVDLFEHIKNMGWTTIPAFGISFVLYAILSPTGADTSFDTVEQYKEGLLSTGLIHWYTLLPIVVLVIMTIYKAPALITLAVVSILGVGLAYIQEPIALSNVFKILFEGYVSDTGNKDVDALLTRGGMSSMLATIALVLLALTMGGLLFTLGIIQSILAKVESFFKSAGSVITGAAITGIGVNTLIGEQYLSILLTGEAFKAQFAKVGLAPKNLSRVMEDAGTVVNPLVPWSVCGMFIASVLDIPTTTYLPFTFFCLLGPILTIIFGWSGKTLTKLEK; encoded by the coding sequence ATGTTTCGAATTGCAGCAAAGAGTAACCCTCGATTTATTGAGGCAAGCTTCATCATACTTTTAATTATTGCCATGATGGCATTCAGTATTGGGTATTTAAAAGCAACACCCCATATACCTATTTTCCTTATCATTTCACTTTTAATTGCCTATGGATTACTAAAAAAAGTTCCTTTCCGAGAGCTTGAAGCTGGGATGGTTGCAGGTGCAAGTGCTGGTCTTGGAGCAGTTTTTATTTTCTTCTTTATTGGTATTTTAATTTCGAGCTGGATTATGGGAGGCACAATTCCAACGCTTATCTACTACGGCTTTTTAACGGTTTCACCAAGCTTTTTCTTTGCAATCGTATTTTTAATTTGTAGTATCGTCGGCATTTCAGTTGGTAGCTCTTTAACAACGGTTGCGACAGTGGGCGTTGCTTTCATGGGAATCGCTGGTGCAATGGACATCTCTTTAGCTATAACGGCTGGTGCGATTGTTTCTGGAGCTTTCTTTGGGGATAAAATGTCTCCGCTATCGGATACAACAAATCTTGCCTCTGGTACGGTTGGTGTAGATCTTTTCGAGCATATTAAAAATATGGGTTGGACAACGATTCCAGCTTTCGGGATCTCATTCGTGCTTTATGCTATATTATCGCCAACAGGAGCAGATACATCATTTGATACAGTGGAGCAATATAAAGAGGGACTACTGTCTACTGGACTTATTCATTGGTATACATTATTACCAATTGTCGTTCTAGTTATTATGACTATTTATAAAGCGCCTGCACTGATCACACTTGCAGTCGTTTCAATTCTTGGTGTTGGACTTGCCTATATACAAGAACCTATTGCATTGTCAAATGTATTTAAAATCCTTTTTGAAGGCTATGTCTCTGATACTGGTAATAAGGACGTAGACGCATTACTGACACGTGGTGGTATGAGCAGTATGCTAGCTACAATTGCCTTAGTCTTACTAGCATTAACCATGGGCGGTCTTTTGTTTACGCTCGGCATTATTCAAAGTATTTTAGCGAAGGTAGAGAGCTTCTTTAAAAGCGCTGGCTCTGTTATTACTGGAGCTGCCATTACAGGGATTGGTGTCAACACATTAATCGGTGAGCAGTACTTATCAATCTTACTAACTGGTGAAGCATTTAAAGCACAGTTTGCGAAGGTTGGACTTGCCCCGAAAAATCTATCCCGTGTTATGGAGGACGCAGGTACTGTAGTCAATCCTCTTGTTCCGTGGAGTGTTTGTGGTATGTTCATTGCTAGTGTACTAGATATCCCAACAACAACTTACCTGCCATTTACCTTCTTCTGTCTACTCGGACCAATTTTGACGATTATCTTTGGTTGGAGCGGAAAAACGTTAACAAAGCTTGAAAAATAA